The genomic region GTACGCCCAGCAGGTCAAGCGCAAGAAGACCGTTGTAGGTGCTCGACCACCGCGCCAGAGGAAGGAGGCGTCGGCCGAGGCTGAGAAAGCCGAGGCTGGGAAACAGGACCTAGAGGCCCCGTCTGCTTGAGCGCTAGTGGCGTTGATCGTGGGGCGGTGTGGCGGCGGGCGTGCCCGAGCTGCACCGCTTCTCTGTTGGAGCTGTGTGCCCGTGGTGTCGTGGGCGTGATCGTTGCGAGAACCAGCCTGCCATCGTCCCAGCTCGCCTGCGGCGAGGAGCCGCCTGCCATTTTCCTGAAGGCCGTGCGCGAGGGTCCGGCGGCTCAGCGGCCCCAGGGGGCCGTTTTTGTTGGGCGGGTTCGTTTTTCTTGACGCTGTTTGAACCCCCACATCTCTCCGCTCGCCGGGGCTCGCGGAGAGATGTGGGGGTTAGGGCAGGATAAGGCCACTTCCACGCCATGCTATTTTCTGTGTCCAGGGAATAGTTTTGCGTGACCCACTCTCCGGGCGCGCGGCCACTCCCGGAATGGAGGAAAAAGTGGGGCGAGAGCGAATACATGTGACCTTGGATTCGGGGATCATGGGGCGCATCAAGGACCTGGCACGTTCCCAGGACCTCAGTGTCGCTCGCATGATCGACGAGCTGCTGGAGCAGGCGCTGGCGGAGGTCGATTCGGAGCTGGCGACGACCTTTCTGGTCCCCAAACTGGAGCGGGTGATTCAGGAGGCCCTGGACAAAAGCCTGTCGGACTTCCGCAGTCTTCAGGCACGTTCGGCGCGCGAGGCGATGATCGCTGCGGATACCAGCGTGAACGTGCTGGGTCGCCTGCTGGGGTTTACCCCGGATGACGTGGTTGCCTACCGCGAGGAGATGTGGCGACGTTCCTACCAGTCGCTGCGCCATCACTTGCCACAGGAGGGCGCGGGTGCCGAAGCGCAGCTCTGAGACCGACCAAGTGGGGATGAAGCGGGGCGGTGGCCTGTCGGCCTCGCTCTCGCAGGGCTCGCGGAGCAAGGCGGCGAGGTTGGGGGGACGCACAGGAACGCGGACCATTGCCAAGGCAAACTTCATCTCGCTGAGAGGCGCAGACGGCAAGGCTTTTCTGAGCAACCGAGGAAGGGTCGTCGCGGCCGTTCAGTACCAGATGATGCGGCCCTGCGAGGACGGCTCGGGGGTGCGGCAGGGGTTCGACGGGCAGCGGCTGATGAACACCACGGAGGTGATGAGGGACCTCGGCCCGCTGGTGCAGGAGCACAAGTACGCCTACCGCGTGGTGCTGAGCCCGGATCAAAACTATGGTGAGGCGGCGGCCAGGGCCTGGGCATCGGCGGTGCTGCGCGAGTGCGGTCACGACTGTTACCTGCTGTTCGCTCACGCCGGAGCGAAGGGGCACACCCCGCATCCTCACGTGCATGCCGTCGTCTTCACGAACGCGAAGTTGGACGTGCAGGATTTCCGGGCGCTGCGGGCCAAGGGAGACGACATCGCCTGGCAGGCACGGCATGAACTGCGGCTCGATCATCACATGGGGCCGGGGGACTGGGCCATGCGAGGTCGGGCGACCGTCGAGGATCGCCTGGGGGTGAAGAAGGGCGTGCATTCGGGTGGCGTCGAGACGCCGGAGGGGGGTGACCGCAAGAGACAGCAGAAGGAGACCGAGCACTCGCGCGGCTTGCAGATGGACCACTGACAGGGGCAAGGGGCAGCAGCTCTTTTCTTTTTTTAGGTTAAAGGAATAGTTTTGCGTAATTGGAGGTGAGGTGTGGCAGGGATTGATTTGCGGCCCATGCAACTGGTGTGGGTGGGAGCAGGGCTCACGGTGCTGGGGGGCGGACTCGCGTTCACGTCCTGGGTAGACGACGCGAGCGGCTTGTACCGCAGCGTCATGGCGCAGGGGCAGATGTCGGGGTTGGACTACTGGAACGAGTGCTATCTCCGCGCCAGTTGTCTGGGGGCGTACTTCCAGGCCTGGCGGGAAGCCCTGGTGCTCAAGGCCGCGTACCTGACGTGTGTGGTCGTCGGGTTGACGTTCGCCCTGTTCGGATGGTCATGGCGCCCCGAGCGGGCGTATCGGCGGCGGGCGCGGGTGCAGGCCGAGCGCATGGAAACCGTTCTCAACAGGGCGTGGAAGCGCCCCAGAGGCACCCTTGATCCCGTGAAGGTGGAGTCATGATCGTTCGCTATGACCTGTGGTTGTTGAAGCTGGTGATCTTTTGGCTGGTTGGCTTCATCGTCGTGTTCACGGCGCTGTCCGGTGGCAGTGAAGTGGGGTACGGCGTGGCACTTGTTATCGCGGCGGCCACGGCCCTGTATTTCGACGGCAAGGACGCCCAGTTCAAACCGACCTACAACGCGCACTGGGCCACACCGGGGGAGGTCGGCGACCTGTTTGTGAAGCTCACGCGGCTGAGAGGCGACGAGTTCCTGCTGGGCTTCACGCATGGCAAGCCCATCGCCCTGCGCCAGGGTGTCGCGGGGCGCAAGGAGATCGGGCACGTCGGCTTCTTTGGACCCACGCGGGCGGGAAAGGGGCTGAACATCTTTGCCAACCTGTACAACTGGCGTGGCAGCGTCGTGGTGGTGGACATCAAAGGAGAGATGTTCAACCGCACCTCGGGTTACCGGGCAGACGTGTTGAAACAGGACGTGTACCGACTCAATCCGAGTTCCGGGGAGGAGACCAATCGGTACGATCCCTTTGCCGAGCGCGAGGCCTCGGAGCAGCTTTTCGCCTCCTGCCAGGCCATCCTGAATCCGGCCGGTGACGGGTCTAACCAGGTGTTCGCGCTGCGGGCGACGTTCGCCCTCTTCGCCGCCCTGCGGACGGCCAAGCTCCAGGGGGAGGCGCCGCTCTCCTTCGTCAAGACCTGCCTGGGCCTGGGCCTGGAGGGGGCGATGAAGCACATCGACCAGGTGGGCGGCCACGACGAGGACGTGCGGCTCTATTCGACGCTGTTCACCAGCATGCCGGTGGGGCAGTACGACTGGAAAAAGGTCGGAGACGACCGCTTCTTGCAGAACAGTTGGCTGAACATGACCGCCAAGCTGCTCTACCTGCTGTCGCGGGGAATCGTCGGCATGACCAGTGGG from Deinococcus budaensis harbors:
- a CDS encoding type IV secretory system conjugative DNA transfer family protein, which produces MIVRYDLWLLKLVIFWLVGFIVVFTALSGGSEVGYGVALVIAAATALYFDGKDAQFKPTYNAHWATPGEVGDLFVKLTRLRGDEFLLGFTHGKPIALRQGVAGRKEIGHVGFFGPTRAGKGLNIFANLYNWRGSVVVVDIKGEMFNRTSGYRADVLKQDVYRLNPSSGEETNRYDPFAEREASEQLFASCQAILNPAGDGSNQVFALRATFALFAALRTAKLQGEAPLSFVKTCLGLGLEGAMKHIDQVGGHDEDVRLYSTLFTSMPVGQYDWKKVGDDRFLQNSWLNMTAKLLYLLSRGIVGMTSGSDFKATDLLKKPTSVYLTFKETDLGYTVHAMSAVLLSMTDAIMRHRDAHPNDPFTPVLFVFDEAGIVHVPDLPRLVSTGAGRGVVFAIYVQDAAQLEAIYGPEGAKTILSSTHTKVFFTPKDETTAEYLSKLGGKYMVQSVTDTRGHQNLLSDAHGFMARELLTVDGAQAIPLGRVVIRSNEYPMLAGYRMEPFVLPHAREAMSMPPKTTKPMTRTVEDTFEGPGVALRPPARVLSGERPVSPVLQANAASELPEGEQKSWLANVMDVTKKVDK